In Synechococcus sp. RS9909, one genomic interval encodes:
- the psbA gene encoding photosystem II q(b) protein — protein MATAIRSGRLSSWENFCQWVTDTNNRIYVGWFGVLMIPCLLAATTCFIIAFIAAPAVDIDGIREPVAGSLIYGNNIISGAVVPSSNAIGLHFYPIWEAASLDEWLYNGGPYQLVVFHFLIGISAYMGRQWELSYRLGMRPWICVAYSAPLSAAFAVFLIYPFGQGSFSDGMPLGISGTFNFMLVFQAEHNILMHPFHMLGVAGVFGGSLFSAMHGSLVTSSLVRETTESESQNYGYKFGQEEETYNIVAAHGYFGRLIFQYASFNNSRSLHFFLAAWPVVGIWFTSMGISTMAFNLNGFNFNQSVLDAQGRVLNTWADVLNRANLGMEVMHERNAHNFPLDLAAAESTPVALQAPAIG, from the coding sequence ATGGCTACTGCCATTCGCAGCGGTCGCCTCAGCAGCTGGGAAAACTTCTGTCAGTGGGTCACCGACACCAACAACCGCATTTATGTGGGTTGGTTCGGTGTGCTGATGATTCCCTGTCTGCTGGCTGCTACCACCTGCTTCATCATCGCGTTCATCGCTGCTCCAGCGGTGGACATCGATGGTATCCGTGAGCCCGTCGCCGGCTCCCTGATCTATGGCAACAACATCATCTCCGGTGCTGTTGTGCCCTCCTCAAACGCCATCGGCCTGCACTTCTATCCCATCTGGGAAGCGGCCTCCCTCGATGAGTGGCTCTACAACGGCGGTCCTTACCAGCTGGTGGTCTTTCACTTCCTGATCGGCATTTCCGCCTACATGGGCCGGCAGTGGGAACTCTCCTACCGCCTCGGCATGCGTCCCTGGATCTGCGTTGCTTACAGCGCACCGCTCTCGGCCGCCTTTGCGGTCTTCCTGATCTATCCCTTCGGTCAGGGTTCCTTCTCCGACGGCATGCCCCTCGGCATCTCCGGCACCTTCAACTTCATGCTGGTGTTCCAGGCTGAGCACAACATCCTGATGCACCCCTTCCACATGCTGGGTGTGGCCGGTGTGTTCGGTGGCTCCCTGTTCTCCGCCATGCACGGATCCCTGGTGACCTCCTCCCTGGTGCGTGAAACCACCGAGAGCGAGTCCCAGAACTACGGCTACAAGTTCGGTCAAGAGGAAGAGACCTACAACATCGTGGCTGCTCACGGTTATTTCGGTCGCCTGATCTTCCAATACGCCTCCTTCAACAACAGCCGCAGCCTTCACTTCTTCCTGGCTGCCTGGCCTGTGGTCGGCATCTGGTTCACCTCCATGGGCATCAGCACCATGGCCTTCAACCTGAACGGTTTCAACTTCAACCAATCGGTTCTGGATGCCCAGGGCCGGGTGTTGAACACCTGGGCTGATGTGCTGAACCGCGCCAACCTCGGCATGGAAGTGATGCACGAGCGTAACGCTCACAACTTCCCCCTCGACCTGGCTGCGGCTGAGTCCACCCCCGTGGCTCTGCAGGCTCCCGCCATCGGTTGA
- a CDS encoding YcjF family protein → MLPVPSLGSLNWLPVKGQTLLWAGGSLLFGQWVCADVLHLPGGGLGVVVVGAGVWWLSRPAAAARFQAPSTLPGWVQRCRDVLDQFDRLEEPLEASGAREERQRQLDALLERSGPLAIAVVASAGVALPERQRLEQALAGPSPLQLSLAHPLTTNTGRWTLPDALEHQDALLFLLPLPLRAADFLRLEQIADDQPAWLLVERNAGAEADLRAQLPERWHDRLLIWDGTPTALRPLLQPLRRLLQQPQRSLDATRQRLLARLHQRWQAELEQRRRERFRSLLQRSQWLVAGAVVVSPLPSGDLVAVAVGNGLMLREMAQVWDCPWSSEVLQVAARHLAAAALAQGVVEWSGQALLGFAKLDGGSWLAAGALQALCAAYLTRVVGASMADWMALNAGVAEPDLALLKQQAPLLVARAAERERLDWNGFLQQAREWMSAQTANLRIKSS, encoded by the coding sequence ATGCTTCCGGTGCCGTCGCTGGGTTCTCTGAACTGGCTTCCGGTGAAGGGCCAAACCTTGCTTTGGGCGGGCGGAAGCCTCTTGTTCGGTCAGTGGGTCTGCGCCGACGTGTTGCATCTTCCCGGGGGTGGCCTCGGCGTGGTGGTGGTCGGTGCCGGTGTGTGGTGGTTGAGCCGGCCTGCGGCGGCCGCCAGGTTTCAGGCCCCCAGCACCCTTCCCGGCTGGGTGCAGCGCTGCCGCGATGTGCTCGATCAGTTCGATCGCCTCGAGGAGCCACTGGAAGCGTCTGGGGCCCGGGAGGAACGCCAGCGTCAGCTCGATGCGTTGCTGGAGCGTTCCGGCCCCCTTGCGATCGCGGTTGTGGCCTCGGCCGGCGTGGCCTTGCCTGAGCGCCAGCGGCTCGAGCAGGCCCTGGCCGGCCCCAGCCCGCTGCAGCTGTCGCTGGCTCACCCGCTCACCACCAACACGGGCCGCTGGACCCTGCCCGATGCCCTGGAGCACCAGGACGCCCTGCTGTTTCTCCTGCCGTTGCCCCTGCGCGCGGCCGACTTCCTGCGTCTGGAGCAGATCGCTGACGATCAGCCCGCCTGGCTGCTGGTGGAGCGCAACGCCGGCGCAGAAGCGGACCTGCGCGCCCAGTTGCCGGAGCGGTGGCACGATCGCCTCCTGATCTGGGACGGCACGCCGACGGCGCTGCGTCCGTTGCTGCAGCCCTTGCGTCGCCTCCTCCAGCAACCGCAACGAAGCCTCGATGCCACGCGGCAGCGGCTTCTGGCCCGCCTGCATCAGCGCTGGCAGGCTGAGCTCGAGCAGCGACGTCGCGAACGGTTTCGCAGCTTGCTGCAGCGCAGCCAATGGCTGGTGGCAGGTGCGGTGGTGGTGTCGCCATTGCCCAGTGGGGATCTGGTGGCCGTGGCCGTTGGCAATGGCCTGATGCTGCGGGAGATGGCCCAGGTGTGGGATTGCCCCTGGAGCTCCGAGGTGCTGCAGGTGGCGGCGCGCCATCTCGCGGCCGCTGCCCTGGCGCAGGGCGTGGTGGAGTGGAGTGGCCAGGCCCTGCTCGGCTTCGCCAAGCTTGATGGCGGCAGCTGGCTGGCTGCTGGTGCGCTCCAGGCCCTCTGCGCCGCCTATCTCACCCGGGTGGTGGGTGCGTCGATGGCCGATTGGATGGCCCTCAATGCAGGGGTGGCTGAGCCCGATCTGGCGTTGTTGAAGCAACAGGCTCCCCTGCTGGTGGCCCGTGCGGCGGAACGGGAACGGCTTGATTGGAATGGTTTTCTGCAGCAGGCCCGCGAATGGATGAGCGCCCAGACTGCAAACTTGCGCATCAAAAGTTCATGA
- a CDS encoding cation diffusion facilitator family transporter: MITDRRTEVKRVLLAALVINLSMTGLKLVLGLISGSLAVVADAMHSATDALSSLMGLLTNSLSDPHPDRDHPYGHEKYEAVGALAIAGFILFTALEILISAGERLLDGLPALRINGPELFLLLLVLLFNLGLASYERREGRRLQSQLLLADARHTTSDIWTTVIVLVGLTGAWWFQVNWLDVALAVPLVVLLLRVCWQVLRANLPWLVDHIAIAPEAIHEQAMAVPGVLNCHDIASRGVLGQRVFIDMHMVVDADDLPTAHRITEMVEERLESRFGPVRCTIHLEPRDYAEQHITFRGAHG, translated from the coding sequence ATGATCACCGACCGTCGCACCGAGGTGAAACGGGTGTTGCTCGCAGCCCTGGTGATCAACCTGAGCATGACCGGCCTGAAGCTGGTGCTCGGCCTGATCAGCGGCTCCCTCGCCGTGGTGGCTGACGCCATGCACAGCGCCACAGACGCCCTCTCCAGCCTGATGGGGCTTCTCACCAACAGCCTGTCGGATCCCCATCCGGATCGGGACCATCCCTACGGCCATGAGAAATACGAAGCGGTCGGCGCCCTGGCGATCGCCGGTTTCATCCTCTTCACCGCCCTGGAAATCCTGATCAGCGCTGGGGAGCGACTGCTCGACGGTCTGCCAGCCCTGCGCATCAATGGTCCGGAACTGTTCCTGCTCCTGCTGGTGCTGCTGTTCAACCTGGGCCTGGCCAGCTACGAGCGGCGGGAAGGTCGCCGCCTGCAGAGTCAGCTCCTGCTCGCCGACGCCCGCCACACCACCAGCGACATCTGGACCACGGTGATCGTGCTGGTGGGTCTCACCGGCGCCTGGTGGTTCCAGGTGAACTGGTTGGATGTCGCCCTGGCCGTGCCCCTGGTGGTGTTGCTGCTGCGGGTGTGCTGGCAGGTGCTCCGCGCCAATCTGCCCTGGCTGGTGGATCACATCGCCATCGCCCCTGAGGCGATTCATGAACAGGCGATGGCCGTGCCGGGAGTGCTCAATTGCCACGACATCGCCAGCCGCGGCGTGCTCGGCCAACGCGTCTTCATCGACATGCACATGGTGGTGGACGCCGATGATCTGCCCACGGCCCACAGGATCACCGAAATGGTGGAGGAGCGTCTGGAGAGTCGCTTCGGACCGGTGCGCTGCACCATCCACCTGGAGCCCCGCGATTACGCCGAACAACACATCACCTTCCGGGGCGCCCACGGCTGA
- the trpS gene encoding tryptophan--tRNA ligase, whose amino-acid sequence MARSRVLSGVQPTGALHLGNWLGAIRNWVDLQHDHDTFFCVVDLHAITVPHDPTRLADDTLNTAALYLACGIDPAVSTVFVQSHVAAHAELCWLLNCVTPLNWLERMIQFKEKAVKQGDNVSVGLLDYPVLMAADILLYDADLVPVGEDQKQHLELARDIAQQRINARFGSEESPVLKVPQPLILRDGARVMSLTDGRNKMSKSDPNEGSRINLLDPPELITKKIKRAKTDPQMGLEFGNPERPETDNLLGLYAILSGLGRDAAGAECAAMGWGRFKPLLAEATVAALEPIQARHRELLDDRAELEQVLQQGRERAQTVATSTVERVRQQLGFLPAR is encoded by the coding sequence ATGGCACGGTCGCGTGTTCTCTCCGGGGTGCAGCCCACCGGCGCCTTGCACCTCGGCAACTGGCTGGGGGCCATTCGCAACTGGGTGGACCTCCAGCACGACCACGACACCTTCTTCTGTGTGGTGGATCTGCATGCGATCACCGTGCCCCATGACCCGACCCGCCTGGCGGACGACACGCTCAACACGGCAGCGCTCTATCTCGCCTGCGGCATCGATCCCGCGGTCAGCACGGTGTTCGTGCAGAGCCATGTCGCCGCCCATGCCGAGCTCTGCTGGCTGCTCAACTGCGTCACACCGCTCAACTGGCTGGAACGGATGATCCAGTTCAAAGAGAAGGCCGTCAAACAGGGCGACAACGTGTCGGTGGGGTTGCTGGATTACCCGGTGTTGATGGCCGCCGACATCCTTCTCTATGACGCTGACCTGGTGCCGGTGGGAGAAGACCAGAAGCAACACCTGGAACTGGCGCGCGACATCGCCCAGCAACGCATCAATGCCCGTTTCGGCTCCGAGGAGTCGCCGGTGCTCAAGGTGCCTCAGCCCCTGATTCTCAGGGATGGGGCCCGGGTGATGAGCCTCACCGACGGTCGCAACAAGATGAGCAAAAGCGACCCGAACGAAGGCAGCCGCATCAACCTGCTCGACCCGCCCGAACTGATCACCAAGAAGATCAAACGGGCCAAGACCGATCCCCAGATGGGCCTGGAATTCGGCAATCCGGAGCGACCGGAAACCGACAACCTTCTCGGCCTTTACGCCATTCTCAGCGGCCTCGGCCGCGATGCCGCAGGGGCGGAGTGCGCCGCGATGGGCTGGGGCCGCTTCAAACCTCTGCTGGCCGAGGCGACTGTGGCGGCCCTGGAGCCGATTCAGGCCCGGCACCGGGAGCTGCTGGATGATCGCGCCGAACTGGAACAGGTGCTGCAGCAAGGACGCGAACGCGCTCAGACCGTGGCGACCTCCACCGTGGAGCGGGTGCGCCAGCAGCTGGGCTTCCTGCCAGCCCGCTGA
- a CDS encoding glycoside hydrolase family 104 protein translates to MDLRRFSRYQTQQLLSATAVSAGLLLCFGQGLHAERAQERLDQAETLQASLRQQADARAELLADRPYRITPERRALLNTIRYAEGTWKDGRDHGYRVLYGGSLFQDLSRHPEKVVVKRYTSAAAGAYQFLPGTWRQVARELKLPSFEPQHQDQAALRLVERRGALEEVDRHGLTPTVMNRLAPEWASFPTHAGTSAYGQPVKSHAELARFYSSNLEAIRQGA, encoded by the coding sequence ATGGATTTGCGTCGGTTCTCCCGTTATCAGACCCAGCAGCTCCTCTCCGCCACGGCGGTGAGTGCCGGCCTGCTTCTGTGCTTCGGCCAGGGACTCCATGCCGAACGCGCCCAGGAGCGGCTGGATCAGGCCGAGACCCTGCAGGCGTCGCTGCGCCAACAGGCGGATGCCCGCGCTGAGCTGCTGGCGGATCGGCCCTACCGGATCACCCCGGAGCGCCGCGCCCTCCTCAACACCATCCGCTACGCCGAAGGCACCTGGAAGGACGGTCGCGATCACGGCTACCGCGTGCTCTATGGCGGCAGCCTGTTCCAGGACCTGTCGCGCCACCCAGAAAAGGTGGTCGTGAAGCGTTACACCAGTGCCGCCGCCGGCGCCTATCAGTTCCTGCCAGGCACCTGGCGCCAGGTGGCCCGCGAATTGAAGCTGCCCAGCTTTGAGCCCCAGCACCAGGACCAGGCAGCGCTGCGTCTGGTCGAGCGACGTGGCGCCCTGGAGGAAGTCGACCGCCATGGCCTCACGCCCACAGTCATGAATCGCCTGGCACCGGAGTGGGCCTCCTTCCCCACCCACGCTGGAACAAGCGCCTATGGACAGCCCGTGAAAAGCCACGCTGAGCTGGCGCGCTTCTACAGCAGCAATCTCGAAGCGATTCGCCAAGGCGCCTGA
- a CDS encoding DUF2752 domain-containing protein: MRIRWRQRRLGLASLAVLLVLMLRARGVPVLLPGCPWRALTGVPCPTCFLTRSALATLKGDLGEALELHLFGPPLVTGLAWLGWRQAVWGRPLRFGPSARRLTWLLGAAMLLYWIVRLLRWGLAGQPWPA, from the coding sequence ATGAGGATCCGCTGGCGTCAGCGGCGGCTCGGCCTCGCCTCCCTGGCGGTCTTGCTGGTGTTGATGCTGCGCGCCCGGGGCGTTCCAGTGCTGCTGCCGGGATGCCCCTGGCGCGCCCTCACCGGTGTGCCCTGCCCCACCTGTTTCCTCACTCGATCAGCTCTGGCGACCCTGAAAGGCGATCTGGGGGAGGCCTTGGAGCTGCATCTGTTCGGTCCTCCCCTGGTGACAGGCCTGGCCTGGCTGGGCTGGCGGCAGGCGGTGTGGGGCCGACCGCTTCGCTTCGGCCCGAGCGCGCGCAGGCTCACCTGGCTGTTGGGCGCAGCGATGCTGCTCTACTGGATTGTGCGGCTGTTGCGCTGGGGGCTGGCCGGTCAGCCCTGGCCGGCCTGA
- a CDS encoding DUF2605 family protein, protein MDPDADALLEHLLDSLLNDFSHWFQRGEELLAVCPDLVMAPQERAQMADRLAEGRKAIVATRALVEASPQAMAVSMEAMAPWHQLVMEVWALAARISQAAR, encoded by the coding sequence ATGGACCCGGATGCCGATGCCCTGCTTGAACACTTGCTGGACTCCCTGCTGAATGACTTCAGCCATTGGTTCCAGCGGGGCGAGGAGTTGCTGGCGGTGTGTCCGGATCTGGTGATGGCTCCGCAGGAACGGGCCCAGATGGCCGACCGCCTGGCGGAGGGCCGCAAGGCGATTGTGGCGACCCGGGCCCTTGTGGAAGCGTCGCCTCAGGCCATGGCCGTGTCGATGGAAGCGATGGCGCCCTGGCATCAGCTGGTGATGGAGGTGTGGGCTCTGGCGGCCCGCATCTCCCAGGCGGCTCGATGA
- the thrS gene encoding threonine--tRNA ligase has protein sequence MAVLVHEPVSSAAATTPVPDAAVVLPKTSESNQLLRIRHSMSHVMAMAVQHLFPQAQVTIGPWTETGFYYDFDNPDPFTEADLKAIRKEMIKIINRKLPLERIAVSRDEAEAKIKAQNEPYKLEILAGLQEPITLYTLGEQWWDLCAGPHVDNTSELNPKAFALESVAGAYWRGDETKAQLQRIYGTAWETPEQLAEYQRRKEEALRRDHRRLGKDLDLFSIEDEAGAGLVFWHPRGARMRLLIEDFWRQAHFEGGYDLLYTPHVADIGLWKTSGHLDFYSESMFGPMQVDEREYQLKPMNCPFHVLTYASRLRSYRELPIRWAELGTVYRYERPGVMHGLMRVRGFTQDDAHVFCLPEQISDEILRILNLTETILSAFDFRNYEINLSTRPEKSIGDDAVWDLATQGLIEALERKGWAYKVDAGGGAFYGPKIDLKIEDAIGRMWQCSTIQLDFNLPERFALDYVAADGSKQRPIMIHRAIFGSLERFFGIMTENYAGDFPFWLAPEQIRLLPVTDEVLADAQQLSDQLRAAGIRATVDRSGERLGKLIRTGEQMKIPLLAVIGAKEAEQGSVSLRSRRDGDLGSVNRKALIEAASQANQERLASLPLNPG, from the coding sequence ATGGCCGTTCTTGTGCATGAACCGGTGAGCAGCGCTGCAGCAACCACCCCAGTCCCAGACGCAGCGGTGGTTCTGCCCAAAACCAGCGAAAGCAATCAGCTGCTCCGCATCCGCCACTCCATGAGCCACGTGATGGCCATGGCGGTGCAACACCTGTTTCCCCAGGCCCAGGTGACCATCGGCCCCTGGACCGAAACCGGCTTCTACTACGACTTCGACAACCCGGATCCCTTCACCGAAGCCGACCTGAAGGCGATCCGCAAAGAGATGATCAAGATCATCAACCGGAAGTTGCCGCTGGAGCGGATCGCGGTGAGCCGGGATGAGGCCGAGGCCAAGATCAAGGCCCAGAACGAGCCCTACAAACTCGAAATCCTCGCAGGCCTGCAGGAACCGATCACCCTCTACACCCTCGGCGAGCAGTGGTGGGATCTCTGCGCCGGACCCCACGTGGACAACACAAGCGAACTCAACCCCAAGGCGTTCGCCCTCGAAAGCGTTGCCGGCGCCTACTGGCGTGGTGATGAAACCAAAGCCCAGCTGCAGCGGATTTATGGCACCGCCTGGGAAACACCGGAGCAACTGGCCGAATACCAGCGGCGGAAGGAGGAAGCGCTGCGCCGCGACCATCGCCGCCTCGGCAAGGATCTCGACCTGTTTTCCATCGAGGATGAAGCCGGCGCCGGTCTGGTGTTCTGGCACCCGCGCGGTGCCCGCATGCGCCTGCTGATCGAAGACTTCTGGCGTCAGGCCCACTTTGAGGGGGGCTACGACCTTCTCTACACCCCCCATGTGGCCGACATCGGCCTCTGGAAGACCTCGGGGCACCTGGATTTCTACAGCGAGAGCATGTTCGGCCCCATGCAGGTCGACGAACGGGAATACCAGCTCAAGCCGATGAACTGCCCGTTCCATGTGCTGACCTACGCCAGCCGATTGCGCAGCTATCGCGAACTGCCGATTCGCTGGGCCGAACTGGGAACGGTGTACCGCTACGAGCGCCCCGGGGTCATGCACGGCCTGATGCGCGTGCGGGGCTTCACCCAGGACGACGCCCATGTGTTCTGCCTGCCCGAGCAGATCAGTGATGAGATCCTGCGAATCCTCAACCTCACCGAAACGATCCTCTCCGCCTTCGATTTCCGCAACTACGAGATCAACCTTTCCACCCGTCCGGAGAAATCCATCGGTGACGACGCCGTCTGGGACCTGGCGACCCAAGGACTGATCGAGGCTCTTGAGCGCAAGGGCTGGGCTTACAAGGTCGATGCCGGTGGCGGTGCCTTCTACGGCCCCAAGATCGATCTGAAAATCGAGGATGCGATCGGTCGGATGTGGCAATGCTCCACGATCCAGCTCGATTTCAACCTGCCGGAACGGTTTGCTCTCGACTACGTCGCCGCCGACGGCAGCAAACAGCGCCCGATCATGATCCACCGGGCGATCTTCGGCTCGCTCGAGCGCTTCTTCGGAATCATGACGGAGAACTACGCCGGCGACTTTCCCTTCTGGCTGGCACCGGAGCAGATCCGACTGCTGCCCGTCACCGATGAGGTGCTGGCGGATGCCCAGCAGCTCAGCGACCAGCTCCGGGCCGCTGGCATCCGGGCCACGGTGGATCGCAGCGGTGAACGGTTGGGCAAGTTGATCCGCACCGGCGAACAGATGAAGATCCCCCTGCTGGCCGTGATCGGCGCCAAGGAAGCTGAACAGGGCAGCGTGAGCCTGCGCAGCCGCCGCGACGGCGACCTGGGTTCGGTGAACCGCAAGGCCCTGATCGAGGCGGCCAGCCAGGCCAATCAGGAGCGTCTCGCCTCCCTTCCCCTCAACCCCGGCTGA
- a CDS encoding DUF1824 family protein — MTSTPIRHLKDLALLRTAPSLGPAQRLALCQELCEAMAAFDWFTVGVMAADAEQALRSLRQLEAACGWEPMQVQDEALAPGDGVFLKANQANGTVRLRQESGLGEGVLITGHRHNGEGSGSTWGPLPLDCFAG, encoded by the coding sequence ATGACGTCCACCCCCATCCGCCATCTCAAGGATCTGGCCCTGCTGCGCACGGCTCCCAGCCTTGGGCCGGCCCAGCGCCTGGCCTTATGCCAGGAACTGTGTGAGGCCATGGCCGCGTTTGACTGGTTCACCGTGGGCGTGATGGCCGCCGATGCGGAACAGGCGCTGCGAAGCCTGCGCCAACTCGAGGCGGCCTGCGGCTGGGAGCCGATGCAGGTGCAGGACGAGGCACTCGCGCCGGGCGACGGCGTGTTTCTCAAGGCGAATCAAGCCAACGGCACCGTGCGGCTCCGCCAGGAGAGCGGCTTGGGGGAGGGCGTGCTGATCACCGGACATCGGCACAACGGCGAAGGCTCCGGCAGCACCTGGGGGCCGCTCCCGCTCGATTGCTTCGCGGGCTGA
- a CDS encoding glucokinase: MAPTTFLAGDLGGTKTLLSLFSTVEGQLQALHGHRYASAEWPSLDAMLVHFLEEMPADLARPATSCIAVAGPVQQGQAKLTNLPWLVQETSLCAATGLERLELVNDFAVLIHGLPHFSANQQVMLQEGQASQGPVAILGAGTGLGMARGLPGPEGWIALPSEGGHREFAPRTEAEWELSRWLMADLELDRLSVERIVSGTGLGHVMHWLLQRQGNEDHPLQAQARAWRTIGADQPGHEDLPAHTGRAAAAGDPLAQDALTLWLGAYGSAAGDLALQELCRGGLWVGGGTAEKNLEGLRSERFLEPLRRKGRFRSFLESLPIRAVIDPNAGLFSAACRARDLQGD; encoded by the coding sequence ATGGCACCCACGACCTTCCTGGCCGGTGATCTAGGGGGAACCAAAACCCTGCTGTCCCTCTTCAGCACGGTGGAGGGCCAGCTCCAGGCCTTGCATGGACACCGCTACGCCTCAGCGGAATGGCCCTCCCTGGACGCGATGCTGGTGCACTTTCTGGAGGAGATGCCAGCGGATCTGGCCCGACCCGCCACCAGCTGCATCGCCGTGGCCGGCCCCGTGCAACAGGGTCAGGCCAAGCTCACCAACCTGCCCTGGCTGGTGCAGGAAACCTCACTCTGCGCCGCCACCGGCCTGGAGCGACTGGAGCTGGTGAACGATTTCGCCGTGCTCATCCACGGGCTGCCCCACTTCAGTGCCAACCAGCAGGTGATGCTCCAGGAGGGGCAGGCCAGCCAGGGTCCGGTGGCGATTCTCGGGGCGGGAACCGGCCTGGGGATGGCCCGCGGTCTACCCGGCCCGGAGGGTTGGATCGCCCTGCCGAGCGAAGGCGGCCACCGGGAGTTCGCTCCCCGCACCGAGGCGGAGTGGGAGCTCAGCCGCTGGCTGATGGCCGACCTGGAGCTGGATCGCCTCTCGGTGGAACGGATCGTGAGCGGCACCGGCCTCGGCCATGTGATGCACTGGCTCCTGCAGCGCCAGGGCAACGAGGACCATCCCCTTCAGGCCCAGGCGCGAGCCTGGCGAACGATCGGGGCCGACCAGCCCGGCCACGAGGACCTTCCCGCCCACACGGGCCGGGCGGCAGCTGCAGGGGATCCGCTGGCCCAGGACGCGCTCACACTCTGGCTGGGGGCCTACGGCTCCGCGGCCGGGGATCTGGCCTTGCAGGAGCTCTGCCGCGGCGGGCTCTGGGTGGGGGGTGGCACCGCTGAGAAAAACCTGGAAGGGCTCCGCTCCGAACGCTTTCTGGAACCGCTGCGCCGCAAGGGACGCTTCCGTTCATTCCTGGAAAGCCTGCCGATCCGGGCGGTAATCGATCCGAATGCCGGCCTGTTCAGTGCCGCCTGCCGCGCCCGGGATCTGCAGGGGGACTGA
- the thrB gene encoding homoserine kinase, with product MVQPRIGQTVVVDVPATTANIGPGFDCLGAALDLNNRFSMRRIEGNGERFELIIEGQEGNHLRGGPENLVYRAAQRVWKAAGEEPVALEARVRLAVPPARGLGSSATAIVAGLVGANALVGEPLSREKLLELAIDIEGHPDNVVPSLLGGLCMTAKAASQRWRVVRCEWLASVKAVVAIPAIRLSTSEARRAMPKTIPVADAVVNLGALTLLLQGLRTGNGDLIADGLHDRLHEPYRWRLIKGGQAVREAAIQAGAWGCAISGAGPSILALCTEENGAAVSEAMVRAWEAEGVASRAPLLNLQTTGSHWQPKQPG from the coding sequence ATGGTGCAGCCGCGCATCGGCCAAACGGTGGTGGTGGACGTGCCTGCCACAACGGCCAACATCGGCCCGGGGTTTGATTGTCTCGGTGCAGCCCTCGATCTGAACAATCGCTTCAGCATGCGCCGGATCGAAGGCAACGGCGAGCGCTTTGAGCTGATCATCGAAGGCCAGGAGGGCAATCACCTCCGTGGCGGCCCGGAGAACCTCGTGTATCGCGCCGCCCAGCGCGTCTGGAAAGCCGCTGGCGAGGAGCCGGTGGCCCTGGAGGCGAGGGTGCGTTTGGCCGTGCCTCCGGCGCGGGGCCTGGGGAGCAGCGCCACGGCGATCGTGGCCGGCCTGGTGGGGGCCAACGCCCTGGTGGGAGAACCCCTGAGCCGGGAGAAGCTGCTGGAGCTGGCGATCGACATCGAAGGCCATCCCGACAACGTGGTGCCCTCCCTGCTAGGCGGTCTGTGCATGACCGCCAAAGCTGCCTCGCAGCGCTGGCGCGTGGTGCGTTGCGAATGGCTGGCGAGCGTGAAGGCGGTGGTGGCGATCCCGGCGATCCGTCTCAGCACCAGCGAAGCGCGGCGGGCGATGCCGAAGACGATCCCCGTGGCCGACGCCGTGGTCAACCTCGGCGCCCTCACCCTGCTCCTCCAGGGCCTGCGCACCGGCAACGGCGACCTGATCGCCGATGGCCTGCACGACCGCCTGCATGAGCCCTATCGCTGGCGCCTGATCAAGGGGGGCCAGGCGGTGCGCGAAGCGGCGATTCAGGCGGGGGCCTGGGGTTGCGCCATCAGCGGGGCCGGCCCGAGCATCCTGGCGCTCTGCACCGAGGAGAACGGCGCCGCCGTCAGCGAGGCGATGGTGCGCGCCTGGGAAGCGGAGGGGGTGGCAAGCCGTGCACCCCTGCTGAACCTGCAGACCACGGGCAGTCACTGGCAACCGAAACAGCCTGGGTAG